GGCCTATTTCAGCACAAACTTCTAATAGACCGATTGGTGCTTGGTCAAACCAAAGTTCTGAATAACATTCATCCGATGCAATCACGAAACCATATTGATCAGACAGGGCAATCAACTTTTTAAACTGCTCTTTTGATAGAACCGTGCCTGTTGGGTTACCTGGTGTACACACAAACAGTAAGGCGGTTTTTTCCCAGACTTCCGCAGGGACAGCATCAAAGTCACCTAGGTAACCATTTTCTTCGGTACAGTTAATGAAATAGGGTTTTGCACCTGCAAGTAGGGCTGCACCTTCATAAATCTGATAAAACGGATTTGGCATCACCACATACGGTGCATCTTCGCGCTTAATCAAAGCTTGTACAAAAGAGAAAATACCTTCACGTGTACCAGAAACAGGCAGGATATGATCTTCTGCACTAATATGATTCAACTTGAAGCGATTGCTGAGCCACTGTGCAATACTTTGGCGCAACTCAGGCAGACCTTTACTGTTTGGATAGGTCGATAGATGGGCAAAATTATCAATAATTGCTTGTTTAACGAACTCTGGTGCAGGATGTTTAGGCTCACCAATTGATAAAGGAATCAACGGTAAATTGGCAGGTTGCACATCTTTAAAAAGTTGATTTAACTTTTCAAAAGGATAGGGATGCAATAACGACAAGCTAGAGTTCATTTAAACAGTTACCAAACAATAAAATTTAAGATGGATTACAAATTTGATTCGATGCTTCATCTAAAGCGGCTTTTAAGCTTTCCGCAAAAGTTTTCACTTCTTCATCGGTGAGCAAGACACCATTTTTCTTGGTGACGAAGAAAATATCTTCCGCACGTTCGCCCAGCGTGGCAATTCTTGCAGAATGGATATCCAAACCTTGCAACATGAACAAACCACCAATACGCGCCAACAGACCTGGATGGTCGAGGGTTGAGATTTCAACCATGTGCTGCTGCAGTGTCGGGTTTAAGACAATATCTACAGTATTTTGCACATCAAAATGACGTAAATGACGTGGAATACGGCGTTGCATGATCCCTGGATATTGATCCGAATGGCTCAATGCATCGACCAAAGCGGCTTTCACTTTGCGTTCGCGATCAGGGTCAGTCAACAATGTACCAAAACGATCCAGTACCAGATAAGTATCTAAGCTGAATGAAGTTGAGGCAGTGATAATACGGGCATCTTGAACATCAAGATTCATACGATCCAGTACAGCAACTGTCGTTGCAAACAAGTTCGGTTGATCCCGGGTATAGATAAAGATCTGAACCGCATCATCGGCAGCATTACGATGCGCCCGTAATAAAACCAATGGTTCTGGATTATCGCCGTGTTGTAAAATTGCCTGAGTATGCCAAGCAATTTCATTGGCTGACTCTTTAACAAAGTATTCATCACCCAGCTCTTGCCAGACTTTCTCTACTTCAGCCAGAGAGAAGTCATTGACCAAGAGTTCACTGGCAGCAAATTTGGTATCTTCAATCAGCATTTGATAGTCAACTGGACGACCCAAGCCTGAGCGAATCACATCACGTGCATAGGTATACAGCTGACGCATCAAAGACGCACGCCATGTATTCCAGAGCTTCGGATTGGTTGCATTAATATCTGCGACTGTCAGGGTATAGAGATAATCGAGATGCTCCATATCGCCGACTTTTTCAGCAAAGTCTTTGACTTCATCAGGGTCAGAAATATCTTTTTTCTGTGCAGTAAGAGACATCAATAAGTGATTGTTAATCAGCCATGCCACCAACTTACATTCACGTTCGGTAAAGCCATGGGTGCGGCAGAATTCAATCGCATCCAGTGCACCAAGCTCACTATGATCACCGCCACGACCTTTAGCAATATCATGGAAAATTGCAGCCATATACACGATGTCATGGCGGGCAATACGCTGGAACACAGAGCTGACCACAGGGAATTCTTTAGCAAATTCAGGTTCTTTAAAGCGGCTTAAATTGCGTAGCAATAACAGGGTATGCGCATCAACTGTATAAATATGGAACAGGTCATATTGCATCAAGCCTGTAATCTGTCCAAAAGCAGGAATGTAATTGCCCAACACGCCATAACGCTTCATCGCCACCATGGTGTCATATAAATGCGGTGAGCGAATAATCGACATAAACAAGGCTTGATGTTCTGGATTGTCGCGGAAACGCTGATCAATCCGTTTTGCAGCAAGCACCAGTAGACGCAAGGTACGGGCACGAATACCGGTAATTTCAGGGCGATTTGCCAATAAGTAGAATAACTCTAAGATGGCAATTGGCTCTTCTGAAAATACTTTGTGATGTTGAACAGCCAATTTCCCATCGACAATTTTAAAACGTTCATTAATATCAATAATGTGGCGTTCGTAATCAGGTAAACGTGGGGTAATCACTGACTCATTGAAATAGGCGAGTAACATTTCATTCAGGGTTGAAACTTGCTGCGCGGTACGGTAGTAACGCTTCATAAACTGTTCAACAGCAAAGTTAACAGGCTGACCTTCTTCACGCACATAGCCAAATTTTGCAGCGATATCACGTTGATATTCAAACAATAAGCGGTTTTCATCGCGTTTGGCTAAACGGTGTAAATGGGTGCGAATTTCCCATAAAAAGCTTTCAGCCTCTTCCAATACACCCAGTTCAAATTCAGTGATAAAACCCAAATGCACCAAATCATAAATACGATTGACGCGGAAGTGACGTTTAGCAATCCAGCCAATCTGATTGATATCCCGAATACCCCCTGGGGCATTTTTAATATCGGGTTCTAGATTACTTTCTGTGTTGTTGTGTTGTGCATAACGTTTGGCTTGTTCAACCATTTTGGCATCATAGAAGGTTTGATCCGTCCATGTTTGCGCAACGATACGGCGTGGCCATTTTGCCAGCTGCTGATTACCTGTAATGAGCCGAGCTTCAATCAATGTAGTGGCAACAGTTAAATCATTAATCGCTTGTTCAACACAGTTTTGAATGGTACGAACGCTGATACCCGGTTTGAAATTGCCTACATCCCATAAAGAAGAAATAAAGGTCGAGATCAGTTTTTCTTGTTCTTCACTGATTTCATCCTCAGACAAAATCATGATATCAGTATCTGAATAGGGCAGCATTTCATGGCGACCATAACCGCCTACTGCAAATAAGCCCAATTCAGTTTGATCTAAGCCTGCATGATTCCAAAGAAAGATCAGGGCCTCATCAATAGAGTCTGAACGCGCTCCAATCACTTCACGAATAGGTTGACCATTTTCATAGCTCTCCTGCAATTGCTTTTCTACATCCGTACGCCATTGGTTAATGGCTTGAATATCATGAAGACTGGTGACGTAGTTCAACAAAGGAGAGGTCTTGATCATAAAGCTGGATCTTCTATCAAAGCCCCCCTAAAAAGAGGGGAAATTGTGATGATAATAACCTAAGGTCATCTTAAGCGTTGGTTTGTACACTCACTTGGTCTGCGGCTTGCTGTGCCAATTCACGTGCAAGATCAGTCGTTTCAGCACGGGCAGTTGCAACGCCCATACGGCGACGTTTAAAGCCCTCAGGTTTGCCAAATAGACGTAAGTCTGTGTTTGGATTTGCTAAAGCAAGATTCAAGCCAGTGAAACTCAAGTTTTTAGCATCAACACCTGCATAAATCACCGCACTTGCAGCGACACTATGGCGTGCTGTATTAACAGGTAGACCGAGAATTGCACGTGCATGTAATTCAAATTCATTTTGGAATTGTGAAGCTAAAGTGACCAGACCGGTATCATGAGGACGAGGTGAAACTTCACTAAACCAAACTTTATCGCCTTTAATAAACAGCTCTACACCGAAGATACCACAACCGCCTAAAGCAACAGTGACTTTATTGGCAATGCGTTTTGCTTCTTCCAGCGCAGCAGGCGTCATCTGTTGCGGCTGCCAGCTCTCGACATAATCACCCGCATCTTGACGATGCCCAATCGGATCACAGAAATGTGTTTCGATTTCACCTGTTTCTGGATTTTTTGCACGGACGGTAAGCAGGGTAATTTCAAAATCAAAATCAATTTGCGATTCAATAATTACGGTGCCTTGATTGACGCGGCCGCCTTGCATTGCATAATCCCAAGCAGTATTCACTTCATCAAAGCTCTTCACACGAGATTGCCCTTTACCTGAAGAAGACATGACAGGTTTTACAAAGTTTGGATAACCAATGTCATCACATGCGGCACGGAAGCTTTCTAAGGTATTGGCAAAGCGATAAGCAGAGGTCGGTAGGCCGAGTTCTTCAGCAGCTAAACGGCGAATCCCTTCACGGTTCATAGTGAGATTGACTGCTTTAGCCGATGGAATCACTGTTGCAGTTTGGCTCTGTTCAATTTCAACCAAAACTTCTGTAGCAATGGCTTCAATTTCAGGAACAATTAAATTGGGTTTGATCTTTTCAATCAGTTGTTTTAATTCGGCTGGATCGGCCATATTCAGGGTATAAGCATAATGTGCGACTTGCATTGCAGGTGCATGATCATAACGATCTGCAGCATGAACTTCGACACCTAAGCGTTGTAAAGAAATCACAACTTCTTTACCTAGCTCTCCAGAACCTAACAGTAAAACCTTAAATGCAGAAGATTGAAGTGGAGTTCCAAGAGTGACGCTCATGCGAATAATCCTATCCTGAGTAATTTGCGTTTAAGCATAGCAGAACTTTTTGCGGAATTAAGCTAATCTGACACAAAAAACCTGCTTTTTGTTAGACAGAAAATTGCACTTCATCTGCGATTTGGCTGCTTACACATCTACCTGATAATTCAGTTGTAATTCATCTGCATGTTGACCACGGATTCCCCAATTGCATTTCGGTGTTTCAAAAATTGTAATTTCAATATCTTGTGCTGAAATTCCACATTGTTGCTGAATATAAGTGAAAATGCTTTGAATCAAACGTTTTTTTGCTTCCGTACTTCTGCCTTCAAACATCGAAATTTCGATAATTAGATAATGCTGGCTCCGATCATTGGGATAGATAAAGTCTTCTTTCGCTAGCGCAATAAAACGCTGAAATTTCTTTTCGATGGGATAGTGTAAACTTTCAACCAAAGCTTGATGGATGGCATGCGAAAGTTGATTTCTAAACTGTTCAATAGTCGTTTGTAAGGCATAAATCTTGATTTGTGACATTGTGGATGTCTTCCTTCTTGAAGTTTTAATTTTTTATAGATGGACAAGTCTGACCGTAGGCTGAACAAAAGCATAAAATCAATTGCTTAGAATAAAAAGCATTCTGCTAGGTAAATAAGTAACAATCATTGAGAATTATTCCCAAATTGACTAGCATAATGTCCAAATGTTTCATCGGCGATTTGCTATGTCTAATCCAAACTCTCGTGTAACCGCAATCTTGTTGTGTAGTGCATTTTTATTGGCTGCTTGCGGAAACTCAAATAATGAGCCAAAAGAAAAGGTCGAAATCAAACCTGCGCCGAAACTTAACAATGATGCCACCACCTATGCCAATACAGCATGGAAGTTGATCAATGACATCGATCCGATTGTTTATAATAAACAAGTGACTGAGATTGAAGAAAAAGTTAGAAAACCATTGCGTCAGCTCAGTACCGATTGGCGTATCAATGTCAAAATGACCGATTCCGTAACGGAAGGCAAATATGCATTGTGTCGTAAAGCATTGACCAGTTTGGATACTTGGGCACGTGATGTAAAAGATAATGCCAATGCATCGACTCAGAAGCAGGCTGATTATGAGCGTGATAAAGCACAGTGTAAGGATGCAATTGATAATCCAGCGCTAGGTAATACTTCTCCAAAGTAGGAGTGAAAAATGTATTTTCGCATCTTATCGGTTTTCTGGATTCTATTTGGTTTACTGGGAATAAACACCAGTTATGCCCAAGTAGATTTCCATCTTGCCTATCAGCTGCAAATGCCGAAGACCAAGCCTGTACATTTTTCTAATGATCGTTCATTTCGATTTGTGAGCCCATCTCCCTTTTTTACTGCCAATGAACTAGTCAATGCAAAGGCGATTCTTGTTGACGGAAGGGCAGTTGTTGAAATTGAAATTTCAGCTTCTGCACAGAAAAAGTTTAATCAGTTGGTCAACAAAAATACGCAAAGCCAAGATCAAGGTCTATTTGATCAGATGATTGGTTTAGGCGTTATGATTGATGGACAGCCAGCAACGGTTATACAAGGGGTTTATAGACCTATTTCAGATCGAAAATTATGGTGTTTCCTAGTAGATGATCGCTTGCCTGCCAAGGAGCAATTGCGTCAGGCTAATAATATTGTCAAAAAAATGCAATTGACCAAAGCGTCGCATTGAAATCATCTCATTTGCAACTTATCCTAGCTTGGATTGGTCGCTTTGGATGCCAGACTGTTATTTCAATAAAAAAGCGAGATGTTTTATCTCGCTTTTTTATGGTTAAAGTCATCAAACGCTTATGAGGTTTTGACTGTTTTTGCTGCTTCCTGTTTGGCTTTGGTTGCTGTGGTATTGGCTGCTTTTTTCGTATCTGTTGTTGCTTTCATCGCATCGTGTTTCGCAGTATCTTTCATTTTCGTCATGTCATGCTTTGCAGTATCTGTTGCTTTGGTTGCTTCTTTCTTGGTTTTTACCACACTTGTTGCAACACATTTACCGCCTTTGTGATTTGGTCCTGTACCACCTTGGATTTGAGTTCCTTTCGGGCAGGCAAATGCGCTAGCGCTGAGTACTGTAAATAGGCCTGCTGTTAAAATCGTTGCAATTTTTCTCATGATTGTCATCTGCATCGGGTAAGCGATAGTGCTTAGCTTTAATGTAGGCGTGTTCAAGACAAGAAAGCAGACTGATTTTGTGAAATATTTTAGGGCATCAGTAGTATTTTATAGTGAGAGTTTATCTTTTAATTTATGTTTAAGCTTAAAAGCATATTGCAAAAAAATGCTGTGCTTATCCATTTAAAATACAAGACATTATACTTACGCTTTTAGGTGACCGACCGTTGCCAATTTTCTAAGCCGATCTAAATCAATGACTTCGATTTTCTTAAAACCAAGCTGAATGACGCCTTGCTTTTCAAACAGGTTGAGCTCTTGATTTACAGTTTGTCGAGATACCGTCAACATATTGGCCAATTGGTCTTGAGAGATTTGAATACTAAAATCCTGAATAAACGAACGATTGCCATAACCCTCTAAAATAAACAATAAGCGTTGTGCTAGGCGCTGGGTAATGCTTTGGGTTTGAATCGCAATTTGCTCTAAAAATACATAGCGTAGTTTTTGACTGGTCAGCAGGGCAAAGTAGTACCAGTAATACGGATTTTGCAGCAAGAAATCATTGAGTGGTTGTGCTGGTATTTGCAGCACCACGCTTTTCTTTAATGCAATCGCATCATGTGAGCGGGGTTGCTGGTCGATGAGGGAAATTTCACCAAACCACATGATCGGTTCCGCAATTGCAGCAATCGCTTCATTGCCATTGACGTCGATATAACCCAAGCTAATTGAGCCTTCCAATACGCCATAAACCCCATCAAATCGATCTTGAGCACTAAAAACGGCTGCATTTTTTTCGAAGATATGTTTCTTGCCATGTTCAATAATAAAATTTTGAAAAGGCTCGGCTAGGTGGCTAAACCATGAGTTTTGCTGCAAATGTTGGATATAAATCGAATCTAGCACAACGGGTTCCTTTGAGAAAAATAAATCCATTTGTCAGCTACATGACAACTTCGCTGCAATATTTCTTATAGATTAACAGCATAAACGAATTATATGAGGAATGAGAAATGACAAATTTGGAACGTCTACTTAGTCAATATGCGGCTTATCACTTAGATCGAAATAATGTTGTGACCCATTTTGTGGGTATTCCTTTAATTGTATTTTCTATTCTGTGTTTAACAGCACGTGCTGGTATAGAAATTTCTGGCTTTTCAATTACTTTAGCCATGCTACTTATTGTCCTAAGTACGATTTATTATATTTCACTGGATAAGTTATTTGGTATTTTGATGCTGATTTTATTTGTCTTGGCGTATCCATTGGCTGTGAAAATTGCGGCTTTACCATTGTGGAGTTGGCTAGGTGCGAGTATCGGTATCTTTGTAGTGGGTTGGGTATTCCAATTCGTGGGCCATTATTTTGAAAAGAAAAAACCAGCTTTTGTTGATGATCTGATTGGTTTAGCCATCGGGCCTTTATTTGTTTTGGCTGAATTTGTTTTCTTACTGGGTTTCCGTAAGCCGTTGCATCAACGGATTTTACAAGAAGCCCAAATCAAACGCGCTGAAATGGATATGAAGCCGCAGACGGTGTCTTAAGTTGTTAGCTTGATGTAAAAGTCCTACATACAACCCCTGAAATGTCTAATTTTAGGGGTTTTTTATTTTAATCCTAATTAAATTTATAACTTGAAAGCTAACCTGTAAAATAAAAAATGCATAAATAGTGGGGTTGTTTTATTTCGGGAAAATAAAGGAATAAGTTGTTTTATAAAAAGTCCTAAAATAGCAAATAAAAGACTGTGAGCTGATTTAAAATAAATAATTAAATGGATTTAGTTTTATATAACAAGATTAATATGCGATTAAATAATATTGAGCTCCTGTTGGAAAAAATAGGGCTGACTGCACATAAACGTGTCATTCATATTCAGTTTTCAAATCAGAGTTTAAATCCTCAAATTTTCTTGCAGCATATTGAGGGCATTCATGGCCTTAATCAAGGGCTCAAGGCTGAACTAATCTGTCTGTCAACAAATGCTACCATCCCGCTCAAACAATTTATTGG
This genomic stretch from Acinetobacter sp. C32I harbors:
- the dapC gene encoding succinyldiaminopimelate transaminase, producing MNSSLSLLHPYPFEKLNQLFKDVQPANLPLIPLSIGEPKHPAPEFVKQAIIDNFAHLSTYPNSKGLPELRQSIAQWLSNRFKLNHISAEDHILPVSGTREGIFSFVQALIKREDAPYVVMPNPFYQIYEGAALLAGAKPYFINCTEENGYLGDFDAVPAEVWEKTALLFVCTPGNPTGTVLSKEQFKKLIALSDQYGFVIASDECYSELWFDQAPIGLLEVCAEIGHDDYKNCIVFHSLSKRSNLPGMRSGFVAGDAALLKPYLQYRTYHGAAMPVQNQLASIAAWNDEAHVEENRQQYRAKFDLFQSELGHLLPLQKPDAGFYYWLKVDNDETFAKMLMEKAHIKVLPGRYLSRDTEQGNPGEGHVRMALVADLAQCEEVVKRLKTIL
- a CDS encoding Mpo1-like protein, whose product is MTNLERLLSQYAAYHLDRNNVVTHFVGIPLIVFSILCLTARAGIEISGFSITLAMLLIVLSTIYYISLDKLFGILMLILFVLAYPLAVKIAALPLWSWLGASIGIFVVGWVFQFVGHYFEKKKPAFVDDLIGLAIGPLFVLAEFVFLLGFRKPLHQRILQEAQIKRAEMDMKPQTVS
- the glnD gene encoding [protein-PII] uridylyltransferase — translated: MIKTSPLLNYVTSLHDIQAINQWRTDVEKQLQESYENGQPIREVIGARSDSIDEALIFLWNHAGLDQTELGLFAVGGYGRHEMLPYSDTDIMILSEDEISEEQEKLISTFISSLWDVGNFKPGISVRTIQNCVEQAINDLTVATTLIEARLITGNQQLAKWPRRIVAQTWTDQTFYDAKMVEQAKRYAQHNNTESNLEPDIKNAPGGIRDINQIGWIAKRHFRVNRIYDLVHLGFITEFELGVLEEAESFLWEIRTHLHRLAKRDENRLLFEYQRDIAAKFGYVREEGQPVNFAVEQFMKRYYRTAQQVSTLNEMLLAYFNESVITPRLPDYERHIIDINERFKIVDGKLAVQHHKVFSEEPIAILELFYLLANRPEITGIRARTLRLLVLAAKRIDQRFRDNPEHQALFMSIIRSPHLYDTMVAMKRYGVLGNYIPAFGQITGLMQYDLFHIYTVDAHTLLLLRNLSRFKEPEFAKEFPVVSSVFQRIARHDIVYMAAIFHDIAKGRGGDHSELGALDAIEFCRTHGFTERECKLVAWLINNHLLMSLTAQKKDISDPDEVKDFAEKVGDMEHLDYLYTLTVADINATNPKLWNTWRASLMRQLYTYARDVIRSGLGRPVDYQMLIEDTKFAASELLVNDFSLAEVEKVWQELGDEYFVKESANEIAWHTQAILQHGDNPEPLVLLRAHRNAADDAVQIFIYTRDQPNLFATTVAVLDRMNLDVQDARIITASTSFSLDTYLVLDRFGTLLTDPDRERKVKAALVDALSHSDQYPGIMQRRIPRHLRHFDVQNTVDIVLNPTLQQHMVEISTLDHPGLLARIGGLFMLQGLDIHSARIATLGERAEDIFFVTKKNGVLLTDEEVKTFAESLKAALDEASNQICNPS
- a CDS encoding Crp/Fnr family transcriptional regulator — its product is MLDSIYIQHLQQNSWFSHLAEPFQNFIIEHGKKHIFEKNAAVFSAQDRFDGVYGVLEGSISLGYIDVNGNEAIAAIAEPIMWFGEISLIDQQPRSHDAIALKKSVVLQIPAQPLNDFLLQNPYYWYYFALLTSQKLRYVFLEQIAIQTQSITQRLAQRLLFILEGYGNRSFIQDFSIQISQDQLANMLTVSRQTVNQELNLFEKQGVIQLGFKKIEVIDLDRLRKLATVGHLKA
- the purT gene encoding formate-dependent phosphoribosylglycinamide formyltransferase, producing MIRMSVTLGTPLQSSAFKVLLLGSGELGKEVVISLQRLGVEVHAADRYDHAPAMQVAHYAYTLNMADPAELKQLIEKIKPNLIVPEIEAIATEVLVEIEQSQTATVIPSAKAVNLTMNREGIRRLAAEELGLPTSAYRFANTLESFRAACDDIGYPNFVKPVMSSSGKGQSRVKSFDEVNTAWDYAMQGGRVNQGTVIIESQIDFDFEITLLTVRAKNPETGEIETHFCDPIGHRQDAGDYVESWQPQQMTPAALEEAKRIANKVTVALGGCGIFGVELFIKGDKVWFSEVSPRPHDTGLVTLASQFQNEFELHARAILGLPVNTARHSVAASAVIYAGVDAKNLSFTGLNLALANPNTDLRLFGKPEGFKRRRMGVATARAETTDLARELAQQAADQVSVQTNA
- a CDS encoding tautomerase family protein; amino-acid sequence: MSQIKIYALQTTIEQFRNQLSHAIHQALVESLHYPIEKKFQRFIALAKEDFIYPNDRSQHYLIIEISMFEGRSTEAKKRLIQSIFTYIQQQCGISAQDIEITIFETPKCNWGIRGQHADELQLNYQVDV